A section of the Ictalurus punctatus breed USDA103 chromosome 8, Coco_2.0, whole genome shotgun sequence genome encodes:
- the mmp17b gene encoding matrix metalloproteinase-17b isoform X1: MKVLEWIVLTLILFGCKWADSVPLAPPIDSVTPETPPSVIPTVDESARLVDWLTKYGYLPPPDPSTGQLQAWTAVTHALKAMQRFAGLHDTGVLDEETLRMMQTPRCSLPDDEGGPIPESDADTELQVQRVKRAVSSWAQRNINWRLRTYPTSSALSHETFRSLVFYALKVWADPTALEFHEVGGPDGADLLIDFLHGSHGDGYPFDGVGGAVGHAFFPSDQDRAGEVHLDAEEEWAFRQPASEGTDVFTVLVHEIGHALGLSHSSARGSVMRPYYQGPLGDPLHFSLGSPDREHITTLYGTRADNLQTGSHPLEVEAELKHPRRGTHRLTHMHRHTHSHLDSPSVDRCNTSFDVVAKIRGETFFFKGPSMWRVNRGGLVSRRAVSVRKLWAALPTSLPPLRAVLERQEDHAIIFISGSQFWLFKDLSLQNGFPQPLFALSPAGPDGEKHGVHWDPDKGVVWGSGVERGEGGQVWTELIEGGVNGIITENNGSLFLFKGSHYWKFAHPGSSPEEGFPRPVASDWLNCPDPSPLHPGDISLTSIVGQQELQEREEEGALEQIRRRSKTTTRHTENHGECPCSNSASPPNTSLHFPMIILLLHTLTYQPSVSLFTTRSHPVRL; this comes from the exons ATGAAGGTGCTAGAGTGGATAGTGCTTACACTCATCCTGTTTGGATGCAAGTGGGCGGACTCTGTCCCACTGGCTCCGCCCATCGACTCAGTAACACCTGAAACGCCTCCTTCTGTTATTCCCACGGTGGATGAGAGCGCGAGGCTAGTG GATTGGCTAACGAAATATGGCTACCTGCCTCCTCCTGACCCCTCCACGGGTCAGCTTCAAGCCTGGACCGCAGTCACACACGCTCTGAAGGCTATGCAGAGGTTTGCTGGATTACACGACACTGGAGTATTGG ATGAGGAGACTCTGAGAATGATGCAGACACCGCGTTGTTCACTTCCTGATGATGAAGGCGGTCCAATCCCTGAGTCAGACGCAGATACTGAGCTTCAAGTCCAGAGGGTGAAGAGAGCCGTCTCGAGCTGGGCTCAGAGAAACATCAACTGGAG ATTGCGCACGTACCCCACCTCTTCGGCTCTGTCCCATGAGACGTTTCGTTCTCTGGTCTTCTATGCTCTGAAAGTGTGGGCAGATCCAACGGCTCTTGAGTTTCACGAG GTTGGAGGGCCAGACGGGGCGGATCTCCTGATTGACTTCTTACATGGTTCACATGGTGATGGATACCCTTTTGATGGGGTGGGTGGAGCTGTTGGCCACGCCTTCTTTCCTTCTGACCAGGACAGAGCAGGTGAAGTTCATCTGGATGCAGAGGAGGAGTGGGCATTCAGACAGccag CCTCTGAAGGCACGGATGTGTTCACGGTGTTGGTGCACGAAATCGGCCATGCTCTCGGACTCTCCCACTCTTCAGCACGGGGGTCCGTTATGAGGCCATATTACCAAGGGCCCCTTGGAGACCCGCTCCACTTCAGCCTGGGATCTCCAGACCGAGAGCACATCACCACTCTCTACG GGACGAGAGCTGACAATCTACAGACAGGAAGTCATCCTCTAGAGGTAGAAGCTGAACTGAAACATCCACGCAGAggcacacacagactcacacacatgcaccgacacacacacagtcacctGGACAG TCCTTCTGTGGATCGCTGCAACACCAGTTTCGATGTGGTTGCTAAAATCAGAGGGGAGACTTTTTTCTTCAAAG GTCCGAGTATGTGGAGGGTGAACAGAGGTGGCCTGGTTTCTCGGAGAGCCGTGTCCGTGCGCAAACTCTGGGCTGCTCTGCCCACATCTCTGCCCCCGCTGAGGGCCGTACTGGAGAGACAAGAGGATCACGccatcatcttcatcagtg GTTCTCAGTTCTGGCTGTTTAAGGATCTGTCTCTGCAGAATGGTTTCCCGCAGCCGCTGTTTGCTCTGAGTCCCGCAGGCCCGGATGGAGAGAAACACGGTGTGCACTGGGACCCTGATAAAGGAGTGGTGTGGGGGTCGGGAGTAGAGCGAGGAGAGGGCGGTCAGGTGTGGACCGAGCTCATTGAAGGAGGAGTGAATGGAATTATTACAGAGAACAATG gttctctcttcctcttcaaaGGCTCTCACTATTGGAAATTTGCCCACCCAGGCTCCTCCCCTGAGGAGGGATTTCCCCGACCTGTGGCCTCAGATTGGTTGAACTGCCCCGACCCTTCCCCTCTTCACCCTGGAGATATCTCTCTGACATCCATTGTTGGTCAGCAGGagcttcaagagagagaagaggaaggcGCATTGGAGCAGATCAGGCGCAGGTCCAAAACTACAACGAGACATACAGAGAATCATGGGGAATGTCCCTGCTCCAACAGCGCATCACCACCTAACACAAGTCTGCAT
- the mmp17b gene encoding matrix metalloproteinase-17b isoform X2 — MQRFAGLHDTGVLDEETLRMMQTPRCSLPDDEGGPIPESDADTELQVQRVKRAVSSWAQRNINWRLRTYPTSSALSHETFRSLVFYALKVWADPTALEFHEVGGPDGADLLIDFLHGSHGDGYPFDGVGGAVGHAFFPSDQDRAGEVHLDAEEEWAFRQPASEGTDVFTVLVHEIGHALGLSHSSARGSVMRPYYQGPLGDPLHFSLGSPDREHITTLYGTRADNLQTGSHPLEVEAELKHPRRGTHRLTHMHRHTHSHLDSPSVDRCNTSFDVVAKIRGETFFFKGPSMWRVNRGGLVSRRAVSVRKLWAALPTSLPPLRAVLERQEDHAIIFISGSQFWLFKDLSLQNGFPQPLFALSPAGPDGEKHGVHWDPDKGVVWGSGVERGEGGQVWTELIEGGVNGIITENNGSLFLFKGSHYWKFAHPGSSPEEGFPRPVASDWLNCPDPSPLHPGDISLTSIVGQQELQEREEEGALEQIRRRSKTTTRHTENHGECPCSNSASPPNTSLHFPMIILLLHTLTYQPSVSLFTTRSHPVRL, encoded by the exons ATGCAGAGGTTTGCTGGATTACACGACACTGGAGTATTGG ATGAGGAGACTCTGAGAATGATGCAGACACCGCGTTGTTCACTTCCTGATGATGAAGGCGGTCCAATCCCTGAGTCAGACGCAGATACTGAGCTTCAAGTCCAGAGGGTGAAGAGAGCCGTCTCGAGCTGGGCTCAGAGAAACATCAACTGGAG ATTGCGCACGTACCCCACCTCTTCGGCTCTGTCCCATGAGACGTTTCGTTCTCTGGTCTTCTATGCTCTGAAAGTGTGGGCAGATCCAACGGCTCTTGAGTTTCACGAG GTTGGAGGGCCAGACGGGGCGGATCTCCTGATTGACTTCTTACATGGTTCACATGGTGATGGATACCCTTTTGATGGGGTGGGTGGAGCTGTTGGCCACGCCTTCTTTCCTTCTGACCAGGACAGAGCAGGTGAAGTTCATCTGGATGCAGAGGAGGAGTGGGCATTCAGACAGccag CCTCTGAAGGCACGGATGTGTTCACGGTGTTGGTGCACGAAATCGGCCATGCTCTCGGACTCTCCCACTCTTCAGCACGGGGGTCCGTTATGAGGCCATATTACCAAGGGCCCCTTGGAGACCCGCTCCACTTCAGCCTGGGATCTCCAGACCGAGAGCACATCACCACTCTCTACG GGACGAGAGCTGACAATCTACAGACAGGAAGTCATCCTCTAGAGGTAGAAGCTGAACTGAAACATCCACGCAGAggcacacacagactcacacacatgcaccgacacacacacagtcacctGGACAG TCCTTCTGTGGATCGCTGCAACACCAGTTTCGATGTGGTTGCTAAAATCAGAGGGGAGACTTTTTTCTTCAAAG GTCCGAGTATGTGGAGGGTGAACAGAGGTGGCCTGGTTTCTCGGAGAGCCGTGTCCGTGCGCAAACTCTGGGCTGCTCTGCCCACATCTCTGCCCCCGCTGAGGGCCGTACTGGAGAGACAAGAGGATCACGccatcatcttcatcagtg GTTCTCAGTTCTGGCTGTTTAAGGATCTGTCTCTGCAGAATGGTTTCCCGCAGCCGCTGTTTGCTCTGAGTCCCGCAGGCCCGGATGGAGAGAAACACGGTGTGCACTGGGACCCTGATAAAGGAGTGGTGTGGGGGTCGGGAGTAGAGCGAGGAGAGGGCGGTCAGGTGTGGACCGAGCTCATTGAAGGAGGAGTGAATGGAATTATTACAGAGAACAATG gttctctcttcctcttcaaaGGCTCTCACTATTGGAAATTTGCCCACCCAGGCTCCTCCCCTGAGGAGGGATTTCCCCGACCTGTGGCCTCAGATTGGTTGAACTGCCCCGACCCTTCCCCTCTTCACCCTGGAGATATCTCTCTGACATCCATTGTTGGTCAGCAGGagcttcaagagagagaagaggaaggcGCATTGGAGCAGATCAGGCGCAGGTCCAAAACTACAACGAGACATACAGAGAATCATGGGGAATGTCCCTGCTCCAACAGCGCATCACCACCTAACACAAGTCTGCAT